One Kaistella polysaccharea DNA segment encodes these proteins:
- a CDS encoding helix-turn-helix domain-containing protein, translating into MASDSDFIKTVFGLKMKQFRQKKNFSLQDLANLTGVSKSYLNEIENGKKYPKHDKIAQLATALNCTYDDLVSTKLDKSLAPIAEIIQSDFFKEIPLDLFGINKTNLISIISDAPKKVTAFINTLIEISKNYNLSKERFFFAVIRSFQELHDNYFPDIEEKAKAYILENNISNKPKSGEFEDILKTQFEYEIKSLDLEQYGASGKLRSLYIPEKKLLLLNELLDEDQKTFILAKEIGFNVMNLNPRPNTYSWLDFTSFEELLNNYYVSYFAGCLLIRKEILAQEINEFFQNPEWNPKLFENLIEEFTNSPETFYYRLTNILPQELGIKDLFYLCFTKKKNSDKIQILKELHLNQQQAPHANATNEHYCRRWIAVKNLSNLKENEKLTDAQISHYKDSGLTYLVISTSQKNPFSDGTNRSYCIGILLNSNSLKKIKFAKSDQIKTVNVGVTCEVCSIPDCEVRQAPPSRLEKEIFNENMKKSIQKIRKEIL; encoded by the coding sequence ATGGCAAGCGACAGTGATTTTATAAAAACAGTTTTCGGATTGAAAATGAAGCAGTTCCGACAAAAGAAGAATTTTTCTTTACAAGATCTGGCGAATTTAACAGGCGTTTCTAAATCTTATTTAAATGAGATTGAGAATGGTAAAAAATATCCGAAGCACGATAAAATTGCGCAACTTGCCACCGCATTAAACTGTACTTACGACGATTTGGTTTCCACAAAACTTGATAAAAGTTTAGCGCCGATTGCAGAAATCATACAGTCAGATTTTTTCAAAGAAATTCCGCTGGACCTTTTTGGAATTAATAAAACGAACCTCATCAGCATTATAAGTGATGCTCCGAAAAAAGTCACGGCGTTCATCAATACTTTAATTGAAATTTCAAAGAATTACAATTTAAGCAAGGAGCGTTTCTTCTTCGCTGTGATTCGAAGTTTTCAGGAATTACATGACAATTATTTCCCGGACATTGAGGAGAAAGCAAAGGCTTATATTCTGGAAAATAACATTTCAAATAAACCAAAATCCGGTGAATTTGAAGATATTTTAAAAACACAGTTTGAGTACGAAATCAAATCTTTGGATTTGGAACAATACGGCGCTTCGGGGAAATTACGGTCGCTTTATATTCCGGAAAAGAAATTACTTTTATTGAATGAACTTTTAGATGAAGATCAAAAAACCTTTATTCTTGCGAAAGAAATCGGGTTTAATGTGATGAATCTCAATCCCCGTCCGAACACATATTCCTGGTTGGATTTCACCAGTTTTGAAGAACTTTTAAATAACTATTATGTTTCTTATTTCGCCGGTTGTTTGCTGATTCGCAAAGAAATATTAGCCCAGGAAATCAACGAATTTTTTCAAAATCCTGAATGGAATCCAAAACTATTTGAAAATCTAATTGAAGAATTTACGAACTCGCCGGAAACATTCTATTATCGTTTAACGAACATTCTCCCACAAGAACTGGGAATTAAAGATCTGTTTTATCTCTGTTTCACGAAAAAGAAAAATTCAGATAAAATTCAGATTTTAAAGGAATTACATTTGAATCAGCAACAAGCGCCTCACGCCAATGCAACGAACGAACATTATTGCCGACGCTGGATTGCGGTGAAAAACCTTTCAAATTTAAAAGAAAACGAGAAATTGACAGATGCTCAAATCTCTCACTATAAAGACAGTGGCTTAACTTATTTGGTGATTTCCACTTCACAGAAAAATCCTTTTTCGGACGGAACAAACCGAAGTTACTGTATCGGGATTTTATTGAATTCGAATTCTTTAAAGAAAATTAAATTCGCCAAAAGCGATCAGATTAAAACCGTAAATGTTGGTGTAACCTGCGAAGTCTGCAGCATTCCAGATTGCGAGGTTCGACAAGCGCCACCTTCAAGGTTGGAAAAGGAAATCTTTAATGAAAATATGAAAAAATCTATTCAGAAAATTCGGAAGGAAATACTTTAG
- a CDS encoding ComF family protein has translation MFLVDLLFPNRCLECNRIIHHEEVVCELCFDQIHFTHHHHSESNLLLEKCRLLFPIENAFALMQFEEESTSQKIIHQLKYGSREKIGKIIANWTLEKVDFNAIKIDLLATVPLHPKKEKERGYNQLHSYAEELSKQLKTPCDHTLIKRNFYKKAQAKKNRDQRTFNEDLFSITKMISDQHILLIDDVFTTGNTMSAVAWQILKDGHNKVSVLVMAMD, from the coding sequence ATGTTTTTAGTCGACTTACTTTTTCCGAATCGCTGTTTGGAATGCAACCGAATCATTCATCATGAAGAAGTGGTTTGTGAACTGTGTTTTGATCAGATTCATTTTACACATCATCACCATTCCGAAAGCAATCTTTTACTGGAGAAATGTAGGTTACTTTTTCCGATTGAAAATGCTTTTGCGCTGATGCAGTTTGAGGAAGAAAGCACCAGTCAAAAAATTATTCATCAGTTAAAATACGGCAGTCGGGAGAAAATTGGAAAAATCATCGCGAACTGGACTTTAGAAAAAGTTGATTTCAATGCTATTAAAATTGATCTTTTAGCAACCGTTCCACTTCATCCGAAAAAAGAGAAAGAACGTGGATATAATCAGCTGCATTCGTATGCTGAGGAACTGTCGAAACAATTAAAAACACCTTGTGATCACACTTTAATAAAAAGAAATTTCTATAAAAAAGCTCAGGCCAAAAAAAATAGAGATCAGCGAACCTTTAACGAAGATTTATTTTCAATTACGAAAATGATTTCCGATCAGCACATTTTATTAATTGACGATGTTTTTACCACAGGCAATACGATGAGCGCTGTAGCCTGGCAAATTTTAAAGGACGGACATAACAAAGTGAGTGTTTTGGTCATGGCAATGGATTAA
- the upp gene encoding uracil phosphoribosyltransferase, whose amino-acid sequence MVIVLSEQFSLVNTWINELRNIDIQSDRLRFRRNMERIGEIAAFEISKGLEQKEIEITTPLDKIKAQEVSVQPVITTILRAGVPLFQGILNYLDKADCGFVAAYRKHDANDYFSIKQDYLTCPSVDGRPLIVADPMLATGASLIEAIKDLLNHGKPTQLHIVAAIASQQGVDTIQKAYPNAKIWVGVIDEKLTSKGYITPGLGDAGDLSYGEKLQR is encoded by the coding sequence GGTTATAGTCCTTTCAGAACAATTTTCATTAGTTAATACTTGGATCAACGAGCTTCGGAATATAGATATACAAAGTGACCGCTTGAGATTCCGCCGCAATATGGAACGAATCGGAGAGATCGCTGCTTTTGAAATCAGCAAAGGTTTGGAACAGAAAGAAATTGAAATTACGACACCTTTAGATAAAATTAAAGCACAAGAAGTATCCGTTCAACCCGTAATTACTACGATCTTAAGAGCAGGAGTTCCTTTATTTCAGGGGATTTTAAATTATTTGGATAAAGCAGATTGTGGTTTCGTTGCCGCTTATAGAAAACATGACGCTAATGATTATTTTTCCATTAAACAGGATTATTTAACTTGTCCGAGCGTTGATGGAAGGCCGTTAATCGTCGCAGATCCAATGTTGGCAACAGGTGCCAGTTTAATTGAAGCCATTAAAGATCTGTTGAACCACGGAAAACCGACACAATTGCATATCGTTGCAGCCATCGCTTCTCAGCAAGGAGTTGACACGATCCAGAAAGCGTATCCAAATGCAAAAATCTGGGTTGGAGTTATTGATGAAAAACTAACTTCAAAAGGATATATCACACCAGGATTAGGTGACGCAGGAGATTTATCTTACGGTGAAAAATTACAGCGATAA